Genomic DNA from Haloplanus sp. HW8-1:
GAATCTCCTTCAGGCGGGGATCGAACTCGGCCCCGAGACGCTCCCGCTTCTCCTGGTCGTCGCGGGGCTCGGGCTCTCCATCGCGGAGGCGATGGCGCCGGGTGCGCACTTCGCGGTCCTCGGTGTCGCCCTGCTCGGTGCGGGGATCGTCGGTCTCCTCCTCGGGCCGGTCGCCGGCCCCCTCGTCCTCGCCGTCCTCGTTCTCGTATTCGGCGGTCTGGCGCTCGCCGGCTACCGACGGTTCGACGTCTACGGGGATTCGGGCATCGGACAGACGAGTGATTCCAGCTCCCTCCGCGGTCGGACGGGTCGCGTGACCGAACGGGTGACACCCCGGTCGGGCGGGGTAAAACTCGATCGGGGCGGGTTCAACCCCAACTACAGCGCCCGCTCGATGGACGGCGAGATTCCCGTGGGAACGGAGGTGCTGGTGATCGATCCCGGCGGCGGAAACGTCCTCACCGTCACTGCCCTCGACGACGTGGCCGACGACATCGATGCCGAACTCGCCAGGGGAAAGGCGGCGGAGTCGGAGGACAGCGACGATGCCCCGACACGCGAGGAGGAGTCCGAGCGGGCCTGACGTCCGCGAGGGGCGGAGCCAGTCCCGCGTCGGCCGGCCGTCGACGGCCTGACCGTGGCGTTTAAATCGCCGCCGGACCGAACGGGACACAATGGCTTTTGAGGAGTTGCTGAGCGATCCGGTGATCCAGAAGTACCTCCACGAACTCGTCGGTCCGACGGGGATGCCGGTCGCCGCCGCGCCGCCGGACGGGGAGGTGACGGACGAGGAACTCGCCGAGGAACTGGAGCTCGAACTGAACGACGTGCGCCGGGCCCTGTTTATCCTCTACGAGAACGACCTCGCCAGCTACCGCCGCGTCCGCGACGAGGACTCCGGGTGGCTCACCTACCTGTGGACCTTCGAGTACGAGAACATCCCGGAGAACTTAGAGGAGGAGATGTACCGTCTACTCGACGCCCTCGAAGAGCGTCTGGAGTACGAACGAACCCACGAGTTCTACCTCTCGGAGCCGGCGGGCATCCGCTTCGAGTTCAGCGAGGCGATGGAGTTCGATTTCCAGTGTCCCGAGACGGGGGCGCCGCTCGAACCGATGGACAACGACGATCTCATCGAGTCGACGGAACGACGGATCGAGGAGCTTCGGAACGAACTCAACGTGGAACTCACCCGCTGATGGTCGTCCTCGCAACCAAATGTTACGTCGAGGGCGACGCGAGAGAGCGGGCACTCGACGGGATGCAGGCGCTCGTCGACAACGTCGTGGGCGACCTCGACGTGACCTGGGAGGTCGGCGTCCGCCACGACGACTTCGTCTCCGTGACCATCGAGGGCGACGACGCCGTGGCCGCGCGCAACGCTCTGGGCGAGGAGTGGGGGACCATCGGCACCGGCTTCGAGGACGGGGAGACCTACGTCGGCACGCTCGAATCGTGGGACGAGGACGGGATCGTCCTCGACGCGGGCGAACGGGTGCGGATTCCGGCCGACCAACTCGGTCTCGGCCCGGGATCGCCGTCACAGATCCGGGATCGGTTCGGCCTCGTCCAGCACCTCCCGATGCGGTTCGTGGCGGGCGAGCCACCGCGACTCGCCGACGCCGAGCGTGATCGCCTCTTCGAGTGGACACGCGGCGACGGGCGTCTGAACGTCAACAGCGCCACGCGGGGCGAGGTGCGGGCGACGATCAACCGCGCCGGTCACGCCCGCGACATCGTCACGGTCGAACGCCTCGGCTTGCTCGAACAGAGTGCCGTCTGTACCGAGGGAACCGATCCGCCGGGACTGCTCGCCAGCGTCGGCGAGTACCTCCCTGCGGAGCTGAAATGTGTCGTCCCCTGAGCGATGAGTCGCCGTCGCCTGCTTCCCCTCGTTGGCCTCGTGGCGCTCGTCCTCACGGCCGGCTGTGCCGGCTTCTTCGGCTCCCAGCCCGTCTCCGACGAGCAACTCGACGAGGACCCACCGTCGCCGTACGTCTGGGACAACGAGGTGAACGCCCACATCACGATCACCGAGAACGCACGGTTCCAGGCTGTCTATCGGCTCGATCGGACGCGGATGGAACTGTTCCGCCGCGACGGCTTCGGCGGCCGGAACGCCATTCCCGTCTCGGCGGTCCGGTACCGCTACCCCAACGGGACGGTCATCACGGGCACCGAACTCGTCGCCCGCGGCGGGGCGATCAACCGCTCGCGCGAGCGAGTGTCGGTCCGGCTCCCGGCCGACGCCCCGGACGATGGCGGCGGCCGACTCGCGTTCACCTCCTCAAGTACGCCCAAGCGGTTCAGCCTCCCGACGTTCGTCAACGGTTCGTACGCGGTCGTGTTGCCGCCGAACCGCCGGGTCGAGATGTTCCCGTTCGGGAAAGTCAGCCCCCGCGGGTACGAGGTGACCCCGGCGGATGATCGACGGGTCATCCGTTGGGACAGCGTGGAGAGCGACTCCGTCTCGGTGCAGTTCTACCTGCAACGCGACCTGCTGATCTTCGGCGGCGCCGCGGTCGGGCTGGGTATCGTCGGCGCCGTCGGCGCCCTCTACTACAAGCGTCGCATCGACGCGCTCAGGGAGCAACGCGAGGAACTCGGTCTCGACGTGGACACGGACGACGAGTTCCGCGACGATCCGCCGCCGGGCATGGGCTGATCGTATCCGGGTCGCGACTGTTTTCAACGTCCCCCGTCTACGCCACGCCATGCGAGTCGCGGTCGTCACCGTCGGCGACGAACTGCTCTCCGGGGATACGGTCGACACGAACGCCTCGTGGCTGTGTGCTCGCCTCGACGACCGCGGGGTGAGCGTCGAGCGGATCACGACCGTTCCGGACCGGATCGCCGATATCGCCCGCGTGGTCAACGAGTACCGCGCGGAGTACGACGCCGTCGTCGTCACCGGTGGTGTTGGCCCCACTCACGACGACGTGACGATGGACGGCGTCGCGGCGGCGTTCGGCCGGGAGGTCGTTCCAAACGAGGCGGCCGCGGCGTGGATCGCCGACCACGGCGACTACACGGCCGCCGACCTCACCGAGGGGACGACCCACCTCCCGGCCGGGGCACGCATGCTCCCGAATCCCGAGGGGGTGGCACCGGGTGCGGCCCTCGATTCGGTGTACGTCCTGCCGGGCGTGCCGGCGGAGATGAAGGCGATGTTCCAGACGGTTGTCGACGAGTTCGAGGGGGAGCGAACGCACGTCGAGGAGGTGCGCACGGTCGAACCGGAGAGCGCACTCATCGACCGTCTCGACGAGGTTCGGGCGGCGTTCGACGTCGCGGTCGGGAGCTACCCCGGCGAGTCGGTTCGGCTGAAGGTGATCGCGACCGACGCGGCGACGGCCCGCGCCGCGGCCGACTGGCTCCGCGACCGCGTCGACCTAGCGCCGGAGGTAGAGCAACCAGAGCAGGGTGACGCCGAGACTGACGAGTAGTACGACCGCACCGGTCGCCGCGATGGGAAGGGGTTCCCCGGACTGGAGTGGGATCATAGGTGGCCCTATCGACGGCAGTCGCTTAAACGTTCGTTAACCGAATCGGACGGTCGTCGTCGCGCGGTCGCGACGCTTTTCACCGTGCCCCCGTAGCTCTCACCATGCGACTCGGGTTCGTGGTCAACCCCATCGCGGGTATGGGTGGACGAGTCGGCCTGAAGGGTACCGACGGGAAGGTCGAGGAGGCGCGCGCCCGCGGTGCCGAACCGCGCTCGCCCGACCGGGCACGACGTGCGCTCGAGGCTCTCGCCGACAGACTCCCCGACGCGACGCTCTTGACGTGGGGTGCCCCGATGGGTGCCGACCTCGCCCGCGACGCGGGGTTCGATCCCACAGTGCTGGGGTCGCCCGCGGGGTCGGAGACGACCGCGGCCGACACGCGGGCGGCCGTCGAGACGTTCGCCGACGCCGACGTCGACCTCGTCGCGTTCGTCGGCGGCGACGGCACCGCCGCGGACGTGGCCGCCGCCTTGGAGGGGAGCGGGACGCCGATGTTGGGGATCCCCGGCGGCGTGAAGGTGTACTCGTCGGTGTTTGCGGTCTCGCCCGAGGATGCGGCCGACGTGATCGCCTCCTTCGAACGGACCGAGCGCCGGGAGGTGATGGACATCGACGAGGACGAGTACCGCGAGGGGGCCGTGAACCCGGAACTGCGGGCGGTCGCGTGGGTGCCGGTCGGCGAGAGCCTCCAGTCCTCGAAACAGACGGGAAGCGGGAACGTCGAATCGTTGGCCGAGGGCTTCGCCGACGGCGTGGAGGCGGGGGTGACGTACGTCCTCGGCCCCGGGAGTACCGTCGGGGCGATCAAGGACGCCCTCGGCGTCGAGGGTTCGCCCCTCGGCGTGGACGTGTGGCGCGACGGCGAGGTACTCGCCAGGGACGCCACCGAGGCGGAGATCCTCGACGCACTCGGCGACCACAACGTGATCGTGGTCTCGCCCATCGGCGGCCAGGGATTCATTTTCGGACGGGGGAACCCACAGCTCTCCCCGGCGGTCATCCGGCAGTGCGAGGTGGCGGTCGTCGCCTCCCGGGCGAAACTCGACGATATCGGACAGTTACGCGTCGACACCGACGATCCGGATCTCGACGCGGACCTGCGGGGCTGGACCCGGGTCCGGGTCGGTCGGTTCGAACGGCGACTGATGGAGATCGCCTAAAACCACCAGACATCAACATCATTCATGGGGTATAATGTCCCATAGTGAAGATTAAGGCCATTGGAATAGATACGTGTGCTATGGAAACACGGAAAGTGCAACGGCTGGGACCGTCGACGTTGGCGATGACGCTCCCGGCGGAGTGGGCGAAAGAGCACAACGTCGAGAAGGGCGACGAGGTGTCGCTCCGGATGGGCGGGAAGGGCACGCTAACGGTGCTTCCGGAGTCGGCGAGCACCGAGGGGTCCGAGGCGACCATCCACGCCGACAACCTCGACTCCGGGGCGCTCGAACGGGCCATCGTCGCCCAATACGTCCTCGGTCGGCGGGTCATCCACATTCAGAAATCCGAGGACGCCCTCGACAGCGAGCACATCAACGCCGTCTACCGCGCCGAGACACAGTTGATGGGACTCGGTGTCATCGAGGAGACGCCCGAGCGCATCGCGATCCGCTGTTCGGTCGACCCGGAGGACTTCACCCTCGACAACCTCCTCGAACGCCTGGAGAACACCGGGAGTACCATGCGCGGCGAGTCGGTCAAGGCGCTGGCCCACGGTAACGCGGACCTGGCCGAACGGGCGCTGAACCGCGAGCGACAGGCGAACAAGATCTTCGTCCTTCTGCTTCGCCTGATCTTCATGGCCTACCAGAATCCCAACCTCGCCCGGGCGGTCGGCCTGGAATCCGGCTTCCCGCTGATCGGCTACCGCTCCGTGGCGAAGAACCTCGAACTCACCGCCGACAACGCCGAGGACATCGCCAACATCGCGCTGGACGCGAAGAACAACACCCTCGACGTCGACGGTTCGACAATGCGGGCGATTCGCGAATTCACTGATCAGGTCGACGAGATCACCGCCACGGCGGTCGAAGCCGTCGTCGAACGCGACTACGACAAGGCGATCGCAGTCGGGCGGATGTTCGCGGAGATCAGCGACCGCGAGATGGAACTGATCCGGAGCCTGCCAGACATGCCGAAAGTGGAACTCCTGCGGACCCGCGAGGTGCTGGTGAGCCTCCAGCAGACGGCACAGTACGCCATGCGTAACGCCGAGATCGCGGCGAACC
This window encodes:
- a CDS encoding NfeD family protein, producing MIDPTNLLQAGIELGPETLPLLLVVAGLGLSIAEAMAPGAHFAVLGVALLGAGIVGLLLGPVAGPLVLAVLVLVFGGLALAGYRRFDVYGDSGIGQTSDSSSLRGRTGRVTERVTPRSGGVKLDRGGFNPNYSARSMDGEIPVGTEVLVIDPGGGNVLTVTALDDVADDIDAELARGKAAESEDSDDAPTREEESERA
- a CDS encoding transcription factor; its protein translation is MAFEELLSDPVIQKYLHELVGPTGMPVAAAPPDGEVTDEELAEELELELNDVRRALFILYENDLASYRRVRDEDSGWLTYLWTFEYENIPENLEEEMYRLLDALEERLEYERTHEFYLSEPAGIRFEFSEAMEFDFQCPETGAPLEPMDNDDLIESTERRIEELRNELNVELTR
- a CDS encoding DUF2110 family protein, which produces MVVLATKCYVEGDARERALDGMQALVDNVVGDLDVTWEVGVRHDDFVSVTIEGDDAVAARNALGEEWGTIGTGFEDGETYVGTLESWDEDGIVLDAGERVRIPADQLGLGPGSPSQIRDRFGLVQHLPMRFVAGEPPRLADAERDRLFEWTRGDGRLNVNSATRGEVRATINRAGHARDIVTVERLGLLEQSAVCTEGTDPPGLLASVGEYLPAELKCVVP
- a CDS encoding DUF5803 family protein, which gives rise to MSRRRLLPLVGLVALVLTAGCAGFFGSQPVSDEQLDEDPPSPYVWDNEVNAHITITENARFQAVYRLDRTRMELFRRDGFGGRNAIPVSAVRYRYPNGTVITGTELVARGGAINRSRERVSVRLPADAPDDGGGRLAFTSSSTPKRFSLPTFVNGSYAVVLPPNRRVEMFPFGKVSPRGYEVTPADDRRVIRWDSVESDSVSVQFYLQRDLLIFGGAAVGLGIVGAVGALYYKRRIDALREQREELGLDVDTDDEFRDDPPPGMG
- a CDS encoding competence/damage-inducible protein A — protein: MRVAVVTVGDELLSGDTVDTNASWLCARLDDRGVSVERITTVPDRIADIARVVNEYRAEYDAVVVTGGVGPTHDDVTMDGVAAAFGREVVPNEAAAAWIADHGDYTAADLTEGTTHLPAGARMLPNPEGVAPGAALDSVYVLPGVPAEMKAMFQTVVDEFEGERTHVEEVRTVEPESALIDRLDEVRAAFDVAVGSYPGESVRLKVIATDAATARAAADWLRDRVDLAPEVEQPEQGDAETDE
- a CDS encoding ATP-NAD kinase family protein; amino-acid sequence: MRLGFVVNPIAGMGGRVGLKGTDGKVEEARARGAEPRSPDRARRALEALADRLPDATLLTWGAPMGADLARDAGFDPTVLGSPAGSETTAADTRAAVETFADADVDLVAFVGGDGTAADVAAALEGSGTPMLGIPGGVKVYSSVFAVSPEDAADVIASFERTERREVMDIDEDEYREGAVNPELRAVAWVPVGESLQSSKQTGSGNVESLAEGFADGVEAGVTYVLGPGSTVGAIKDALGVEGSPLGVDVWRDGEVLARDATEAEILDALGDHNVIVVSPIGGQGFIFGRGNPQLSPAVIRQCEVAVVASRAKLDDIGQLRVDTDDPDLDADLRGWTRVRVGRFERRLMEIA
- a CDS encoding phosphate signaling complex PhoU family protein, with product METRKVQRLGPSTLAMTLPAEWAKEHNVEKGDEVSLRMGGKGTLTVLPESASTEGSEATIHADNLDSGALERAIVAQYVLGRRVIHIQKSEDALDSEHINAVYRAETQLMGLGVIEETPERIAIRCSVDPEDFTLDNLLERLENTGSTMRGESVKALAHGNADLAERALNRERQANKIFVLLLRLIFMAYQNPNLARAVGLESGFPLIGYRSVAKNLELTADNAEDIANIALDAKNNTLDVDGSTMRAIREFTDQVDEITATAVEAVVERDYDKAIAVGRMFAEISDREMELIRSLPDMPKVELLRTREVLVSLQQTAQYAMRNAEIAANLALNEESEHVTIE